Within the Sarcophilus harrisii chromosome 2, mSarHar1.11, whole genome shotgun sequence genome, the region ATTCAGGATACAGTAGCTAAGCAGATAGCaatacatcttttaaaatgtcatttccaCCAATAAAACCTTGTTTCTGATGTTAAACCATTTGACAATTCCAAGGACTTCAGTGGCAAGTGTTCAGTAGCTGTGGTTgctgaaaagatcagagctgcaTATTTGCAAAGATTGTTTCCTTGAACTGGTTGTGGGAGCTATGAAGAAGGGTCAGTGGTCAAGAGGGGTCCAGAGAATGGAGGAGAGGATGCTACTATTCTTTAAGTTTACCTTTCCACTAGAGGTAGTTGGCATTTTGTGTTGGTAATGATGGAGAATGTAGCAGGTCATCTCCATAATGACTACTGGAGTAATTTATTCAGTTCCTACCTTCTTCCTATCATTTGACTATAATTACATCCCTGATGTAATTACATCAATTACATGAGGACTCAAAAGAGAAAAGGCTCCCTTAGAACCAATGTTTCTGATACTTCTGTTATTTGTATCTAATGTCAGAACACCATACTTCACCCAGAAACAAGTCATTTCTCTCTGGAGCTACCTGCATTATTTCTGGCAGTAGTAACATAAATCACAGAAGAGTATATCGATATGCTTGAAAGACACAGCCAGTTGAAGTAGCTGTGAGGGAGCCAAATGATATATCTTGACAGCACCATCATAAATTAATTTCACACAGATCATAGAAATTGTCAGAACCCGTGGAGGTTCATGTCAATGAGTGacaattctttcttctctagCCAAAACCTAAAATGATTCTCCgtttttcccttcaaattcttCACATGATGTGTTGCTGACAATCAGTTTTCTTAGTAGAGCTTGTAAATCATTAGTCCTAAGGTAAGCAGCATATGTAGCAAGGAATCCTTGCCGATATTGGGATAGACATTTCCCAAAAGGCAGTATGACTGACCCTCAACTTTAAGATGGGGAAACAAGATTGCACAGTGATTGGTAGAACATGACTGTTGACTGCAAATATTATATGACAGGCTATTCTATAGAAGAGGGATCAGCCATGCTGTACTTGACAATGCAGAAGAAAGTTGCAGAAGCAGATTTTTAGCTCAATAAGGAAAACTTTCTTAATATTTACAACTACATGAAACTGCAATGACCTGTTCTAAGAAGTAGTGTGTTCCTTATCACTGAAAGTCTTCAGTGAATGACAACCTGAAGGGATTACTCCCTGgaaaaataagcacttattaaatgttttatttgttcatctggggggggggggggggggaggaagatttctttttcttactttttttttttaaattaaagcttttcatttacaaagcatatgcatgggtaatttttccaacattgacccttgcataactttttgttccaaattttcccctccttcccctcaccccctttcctaggtagcaggtagtccaatacatgttaaatatgttgaaatacatgttagagctaatatattatacatatttatacagttatcttgttgcacaagaaaaatcagatcaaggaagaaaaagaaaaatctgagaaaacaaaatgtaagcaaataacagagagaataagaatgctacattgtggtccatactctgttcccatggttctctctctgggtgtagatggctctcttcatcactgctcaagtggaactggtttgaatcatctcattgtggaagaagagccacatccatcagaactgattgtcgTATAATCAGtcgtcttgttgctgtgtatagtgatctccttgttctgctcatttcacttagtatcagtttatgtaggtctctctaagcctctctgaaatcatcctgctcatcttttcttacagaacaatagttttccacagcattcatataccacaatttattcagccattctccaattgatgggcatccactcagtttctattttctatccaactacaaacagggctgccacaaacatttttgcacatacaggtccctttctctcctttaagatttctttgggatataagtaacactgctggatcaaaggatatgcacagtttgataactttttgagcatagttccaaactgctctccagaatagttggatccattcacagttccaccaacaatgtatcagtactGGGGGGAAATTTCTTTTgggcttctgaagtcccttccagatctatgaTTCTGAGTTGTTTAGTCTCTCAAACATTATAGGAGAGAAGTTATAGTTATGAAGAACCTCAGAATTCTACCTAGAATTTGACTCCTTAGGACATACTACTTAGGGAAGAATAAACCTCTAGAATTCTAAAGAAATGTGGTTTGCACCAACTTATTTAATCTGTCAAACTCTACTGCCTAGCATTATCTAAAATGGAACTCACATCCTAGAGTTGGGTCAAGGGTGATATCAAAAGAACCTTTAGACCAGAGACTTTCTGGTTAGTTTTGCAAATACGCCATCAATTTTTGACTTATCACTCATTCCCTCTAATCATGAGCTATGAAAAAGGAATCATTCTAGTTTCTTCAAGTAGATTAAAAGATTCTGCTCTCAGAATTCTTCCATAAGGTATTCctacaaagagaaagcaaaacaCATAaattttcccagttctgttttATTTATAATCACTTTCATAATACCTCCTTGTTTTGATCTGACTCCTTTCTTCCAAAGGACTTGACCTCATTCTCATCTCCCTCATATTTTACCTCTCCCCACACAATGATATGGAATATAATTATGTCCATTTcacattcattccttctttccaacAAACAGTTTTAAGGTACTGAAGGTAGTATAAAACTATGACACTGTTCCTGCTATATGGAAAGGAAAACTAACAAAATGACCTGTATAACTTCACATAATGGATCCGTGGTAAAGATAGGATATCATCTGGATAGTCTGTCACTTATTCTAGTCCTCTACACTCCCCGACTTCCATGTGGGTTATCAGGGCTAGGTTTTGCTGATGATCTGGCACTTGTCATTCTGGACTGTGGCTATGATTCTCCCTCTCCCAAGGCAGTTAGCTGCCCTACCTGAGGCCCTCCGAGGTCTGGCACTTCCCTGGGCTCACACACAAGGCCCAGAAGGAGAACTCAGACATAAGTGTTCTTGAGTACAAGCCAGCACATTCTCCACTACACCATGCTGCCATGTGGTACACAACTGGCCCAAACAAATGAATGGCTGTGGCTCCAGATTCTGCGATTATCTTGACAGGAAGCAGGATGGAAGTCTGCTAGATGGGACTCATGAGCTTGCTGACGTGACTTCCTGGTGTGCCAAGATCTCTTGACAGCTCCTGTATACTTCAATCAAGCAGTCCAGTCGGGGCTTGGCACTCTAAAGTCCAGAGAGGAGAAATATAGTCAGAACTAATGATTTTGGGAGGTTATTAGTACCCTGAAAGACAAAACAACTCAGTCTACCAGTTTCACAAAAAGctctatctttatatgtaaatacTATAAACTTCATCCAGTcgttaattaaaatatttattaattagctATTTTATACCAAGTACTGTGGTGTTTCAAAGGTATTTAAATCACCACCTaatttctcaaagaatttatcacCTGACCTGAATTCAGAGAGGTAAGGCATCTGGGTTGACTCACCTGGAAGACAGGTACTACTTGTGACACCCCCTGTGGTTCTACTGGGTCCTTCAGTAAAATGCACAGGTAGTAGATCACCTTTTGCTGTAAGAGAATAAACCAAATGGTAGAAGCACAAATATAGCACGTAGCTGAAAGTCACCTTCAAAGGGCTACCTTCCCAATAGgtaataaatatgtttaaaatgtacaTGACAGTAACAAGATGGGGGAAAGTGATAACATTTTCTAGACTGGCAACACAGCAAGACTGCACAAAACCCAGGCTAGAAGATGTCTGAAGTAATTCCCTAATTACTCATCTACAATAAAGGCAATAATGGATTTCCTAACCCCCAGAATTGTCATGAGAGTTTTATAAACTATAGAATAATGTATATGTACGATTCTGTAATAACAAgatcatacattttaaaatgcatactGCAAAACCAGTGTGTTGCCTACTTCATGAAGACGATGGGCAAATCATTCCACTTCTCTTGGCTTCGTTtgcaaaataaattcagatctgaTGATTccccaagatcccttccagctatgatattctatatacaaataagaacttgatttttctctttggaaCTGGTCCTCAAAGTAAGCACAAAATAAAGCCTTCACTGTGAAAAAGTGCATGCGTATTTTCTGGCCATTAAATGAAGGCTGAATCTACCTGATACATTAAAAAACAACTCTATATTGTCACCAACTCTATATATCTGGATTTTAAGGAACACTCAGGGTTCTAGGAACATTCCAAAGGTGCCAAAAAAGTACTTACCATATAAATGGCTTCATTGATGACAACATCCTTCACCTTGCCCATCTCAATGAAAGTTGTACTCTCTTTTCCTGAGGCATAGGATGAGGTCATTTGGATGCCAAGAGAGCCAATGATCAGTAGGGTTTCTTGATCAATCTTCACAAAATGGAGGTAACCAAGCAAGCCTAGAAGAGTGATGAAGATAGCAGCAGAGAGGACCATGCTGTtctgaggaaagaagagaaaaggagccaATGAGAAAACTGCACCAGATTTTATATGTCTTCATCATCCTAGCTATGACCAAATTGGCACAACACCACAAGATAATACGTAGGTCCAGTAGTGGGAAGTTAAGAATTCCTCCCTAGCAATAATAAGGagataaaggaaatgagaagaacaGGAGGAAAGAGATGCCAGGAAGACTGTACAATGTAGCCTTTGTACCATTACCAAAACCAGAAGTTTTTCCTCCAAAGAGTTAAATATTGGAACTTCGGTCTTTCTCCTTTAGTGTTTCAGTGTTGCCTGAGCACAActggttcattcattcaattagaaTATAGGACTGCCTTATACTATTGTAGGATACAAAAAGGGAAATTAGAGCTCTACAATCATATTATTTAAACTACTCAACTGTAGTTTTACTAATTGGATGATTAGATAGTTGTTTCCTGCTAGAACAGGTACTCATACCTACAGTCCCAAACCTTGGATTGCTCAGTCTTTCAGTTGCTGGTTGATGGTGTTGCATCCAAACAACTCGTTATATAACGACCTATCCCCTGAATTTcaattcatcaagcatttattaggtaacTGAGTTAACATGCAATTAATTACTATGTGCGAAGCACTGTGTCTACTTAGGGAGACaaaatgtacaaacaagatataaagaGGATAAATTGTAGATAATCAACATAAGAAAGATACCAGCATTAAGAGTGATAAGAAGTCTTCTTAGAGAAAGTGAAACTAACTGAGCTtcgaaagaagccagggaaaccataggcaaagaggggaggaaaaaattcCAAACAAGGGGAAATCAGCGAAAATGCCCagaagtaagaggtgaaaatgtGTCCAATGCAAGGAATGGcaaagaggccagtgtcactgaattaCTATGATgaaagtgtaagaaaactggaactGTAtgaggactttaaaagtcaaaggatgctatatttgattctagaagtaaCAGAAAGTCACTAAAGTTTGAGGAGGGGGAGTGACATGGTCTCTGCCCTTTATCACTTTGACAACTGTAGAGTATGAACTGAAGTAAGGTGAGAATTACAGGAAACAAACTGccaggctattgcaatagcccAGGTATGAGGTAATGAAGCCCAGGATGATGGCGCTGTCAGAAGAAGAGAAGCATATGTGAGAGAtgctacaaagaaagaaatgagaggacaTGGCAAATGACAGAATACACAgcatgggagagaggaagagggaagaaataagATGTTGAAGATGACTCCTAGGCTTAgagcctgggtgactggaaaGACAGTGATGCCCTTGACATTAACAGGAAAGTTACAAAAAGAAGAGGAtttgagagggaaagataataaggTGGCTTGGACATACCATTGGGTGGTAAGAAATGAGAATGGagatcaagagaaaaataaaggggagcaaatttgagaatcatctacatatagagatgataactgaatcccTGGGAGGTAATGGAATCACTAAGTGAAGAAGGCCCAGGACAGAGCTTTGGGGACAACCACAGTTAGTGGCTGCCACCTGAATAAAGATCCAGCCAAGAAGATAAAGAAGGAGCAGGTAagaggagaaccagaagagagcAGTGCCACAAAAAGCTTGACAGAaaagagagtatcaaggagaagaAGGTGATTGATAGTGCCAAAGGctgtggaaaggaaaagaaggatgaagattgagaaaagattaTTAGATTTGTCACTTTAaaatttggagagagaagtttcagGTAAATGATGACACTAGAAGCCAGAATGCAAGAGTTAatataagatgagaaaaaaaggaactgaAGGCACATCTTTTATAAGCAGCTTTCTCAAGAAGTTaagatatgaaaaagagaaaacctaTGGGATGACAGCTAGAGGGGATGGATGgatcaagtgaggattttttgAGTAAAGAGGGAGCATGGGCATGTTGTAGGCAGCAGCAAAGCAGTCAGTAGATAGGGAGAgttgaaaatcagaaaaagagcaggGATGATAAAGGGACAATCTACtagagaaaatggaatggaatgaggTGCCTAATTCAGAATGTAGTGGCTCCTGGTAAGAAGGTTCTCTCATCAtgcagagacaaagaagagagaagaagagaagaaggagttCTAGGTAAATGGATTCAATTTTTTCAGGGAAATATGAGGGGGATGGACAACTATGAGACGTATGAgggatgaaaaagtttggaaaagctgCTGTGGTATGAATCAATTAGGTAGTGTAAAAAAGATTGCCTTGCTGTAGTGAAAGTCCAGTTGAAGTTATGTCACAAGAAATAGGGAcagtgaaggaagggaaaacaatTCTGCAGAGAACGGTCAGGAAGACTTTGTCATCAAGAGGAAGCCAAAGTCTCAGTGAGTACAAAGagagtgaaaaatgaaaaggtttaagaagaaaGTAAGTTTCAAATTATGGAGCATTCTAGAGGACACAATAGAAGAGATGGGAAGTTTTAGAATAGAAAACTGGAGGTTGAGAGACAGTGGAGGGGTCAGAGATGTGGGGGGTATTACATTGAGGAGATAGGAATAAGGAGTGACCGATGGGGAACAGACAACAGAGTTTGAACAAT harbors:
- the PIGH gene encoding phosphatidylinositol N-acetylglucosaminyltransferase subunit H, producing the protein MEEPRNFSDIDGGHLALQRRCYSPSCREFCLSCPRLSLRSLTAATCSVWLAAYGLFALCQNSMVLSAAIFITLLGLLGYLHFVKIDQETLLIIGSLGIQMTSSYASGKESTTFIEMGKVKDVVINEAIYMQKVIYYLCILLKDPVEPQGVSQVVPVFQSAKPRLDCLIEVYRSCQEILAHQEVTSASS